Proteins found in one Maridesulfovibrio sp. genomic segment:
- a CDS encoding DUF169 domain-containing protein encodes MTYKEMQELLMREMRLYHYPVAVKYFFDQAAVDDFKEKAEFHVPIKPMTFCQWEIAARMKGQTVYSDVSGLGCGNAKYAFAWKELDEGEIKGHAKYVKDLDQAKKFVLSKPRMPEGLIGIAVAPLGSIDGIFEPDVVHFYVDNMQAYHLAVDYAAATDTHPLRPNVTMNSSACAGCVYTYNEQEFNMVPACSGSYNAGKTERGEINVMIPGKKFKSVVERLCDRIELASSSITKPGDGFPGQDVCKNCPLIIFKKEN; translated from the coding sequence ATGACTTACAAAGAAATGCAGGAACTGCTGATGCGGGAAATGAGACTCTACCATTATCCAGTAGCTGTTAAATATTTTTTCGACCAGGCGGCAGTTGATGATTTCAAGGAAAAAGCAGAATTCCACGTTCCCATTAAGCCCATGACTTTCTGCCAGTGGGAAATCGCTGCACGCATGAAAGGACAGACTGTATACTCTGACGTTTCCGGCCTCGGATGCGGCAATGCGAAATATGCATTCGCATGGAAAGAACTGGACGAAGGCGAAATCAAAGGCCATGCGAAATACGTTAAAGACCTTGATCAGGCCAAAAAATTTGTACTCAGCAAACCCCGCATGCCCGAAGGACTGATCGGCATCGCAGTTGCTCCCCTCGGTTCCATTGATGGAATCTTCGAGCCGGATGTTGTTCATTTCTATGTAGATAACATGCAGGCTTACCACCTTGCTGTTGACTATGCTGCTGCCACCGACACACACCCCCTGCGCCCCAATGTAACCATGAACTCTTCTGCCTGTGCGGGTTGCGTATATACTTACAACGAGCAGGAATTCAACATGGTTCCGGCCTGCTCCGGCAGCTACAACGCCGGTAAAACCGAACGCGGCGAAATCAACGTTATGATCCCCGGCAAGAAATTCAAGTCTGTAGTTGAAAGACTCTGTGACCGCATTGAATTGGCAAGCTCCTCCATCACCAAGCCCGGTGACGGCTTCCCCGGTCAGGATGTCTGCAAAAA